The Porphyromonas sp. oral taxon 275 DNA window GCATTCCCTGCCATACGGATATGAACCCCCTGCTGCTCAAGCCCAGTTCAGACAAGACCTCCCAGGTCGTCCTCCACGGCCGTCCCATTGGGAACAAGGATGCCTACCAGTACTTTCGCACCGTAGGGCGTGGACACCTCCGCCAGGAGGTCTGCGCCGCCTATGACCGCCTCGCCGCGCGCTACAATCCTATAGTCCTCGAGGGCGCTGGGAGCATCTCCGAGCTCAACCTCCGTGACTCGGATCTGGTGAATATGCCCATGGCGCAGCACGCTGGGGCACGGACGATCCTCGTGGCCGACATCGACCGCGGGGGCGTCTTCGCATCGGTCTACGGCTCGGTGATGCTGCAGCAGCCCGAGCACCGAGCCCTGCTATCGGGGGTGATAATCAATAAGTTCCGCGGCGACATCCGCCTCTTCGAGGAGGGACGCCGCCTGATCGAGGAGCTCTGCGGACTGCCCGTACTCGGGGTCGTCCCCTACCTGACGGACGTCCATATCGAGGAGGAGGACTCCGTAGCCCTCTCCAAGCGTGCCCTACAGGCTCAGCAGGGCAAGGTCAATATCGCCGTCGTCCTGCTACGCTACATCTCGAACTATACCGACTTCGCCCGCCTAGAGCAGGACGAGCGCGTGCACCTCTTCTACACCAATAATGTAGAGGAGCTGCAGGAGGCTGACATCATCATCGTCCCGGGGAGCAAGAGCACCCTGGCTGACCTCTACGAGCTGCGGCGCAACGGCGTGGCGCAGGCCATCATCCGGGCCCACCGAGCAGGCAAGACCATCCTCGGCATCTGCGGCGGCTACCAGATCCTTGGGCTGGAGGTCTCCGACCCTGAGGGCGTGGAGGGCGACATCGCACGCCTCCCCGGGCTGGGGCTGCTGCCGATACGTACAGAGATGGCGGGGGAGAAGGTGACGACACAGGCACAGTTCACCCTCCTCGGGGACGAAACTCCCTGCACGGGCTACGAGATCCACATGGGACGCACCACACGGGAGGGCGAGACCGAGGCCCAGCCCCTGGTGCGTATGGCCGACGGCCGCGAGGAGGGCTGCGCGACGAGCCAGCACTGCATGGGCACCTACCTCCACGGCATCCTAGATAATGCCGTCTTCATCGAGCGCCTGCTCGCCCCCTTCGCCGAGCGTATCGCCACGGGTGCTCAGCCCCTAGACTACGAGGCCTTCAAGCAGGAGCAGTACGACCGACTGGCGGCGCACCTGCGTCAGCACGTAGACCTCGAGCGTATCTACCAAATACTCGGACGATGACAGACGGACACGGCGACGACCTCTACCGCTACACGGGGATCAAGGCTAACTTCAG harbors:
- a CDS encoding cobyric acid synthase, which gives rise to MTKQCPLAPLMLVGTGSDVGKSVLAAGFCRIFLQDGYHPAPFKAQNMALNSYVTPEGLELGRAQAVQAEAAGIPCHTDMNPLLLKPSSDKTSQVVLHGRPIGNKDAYQYFRTVGRGHLRQEVCAAYDRLAARYNPIVLEGAGSISELNLRDSDLVNMPMAQHAGARTILVADIDRGGVFASVYGSVMLQQPEHRALLSGVIINKFRGDIRLFEEGRRLIEELCGLPVLGVVPYLTDVHIEEEDSVALSKRALQAQQGKVNIAVVLLRYISNYTDFARLEQDERVHLFYTNNVEELQEADIIIVPGSKSTLADLYELRRNGVAQAIIRAHRAGKTILGICGGYQILGLEVSDPEGVEGDIARLPGLGLLPIRTEMAGEKVTTQAQFTLLGDETPCTGYEIHMGRTTREGETEAQPLVRMADGREEGCATSQHCMGTYLHGILDNAVFIERLLAPFAERIATGAQPLDYEAFKQEQYDRLAAHLRQHVDLERIYQILGR